One window from the genome of Hippocampus zosterae strain Florida chromosome 7, ASM2543408v3, whole genome shotgun sequence encodes:
- the LOC127604146 gene encoding diacylglycerol lipase-beta-like isoform X2, translating into MILFSLELSNYSSAYFGTITNPGSRRCMPTLVYLRALLYLPELMWACLGAVWVSDDGKGCDPATVGVVVAAVVASWIILLFTALGVIFVFDPMGDSRPSAAPMEPLGVRHLESSGGTQFLSTARSLAVKVWESRLRLLCCCLPQDESNRAAFSSISQLVSGFFSDTDLVPSDIAAGLALIHQEQDKMERSRDPDVTIDHSPSSPIEEDLESELEKAVHFMHFAAAAYGWPLYVYSNLLTGPCKLSGDCCRSRADEFDIVGADHLGCNFSSILQITGLQDRDFIHVSFHNQIYEIPFFVVLDHKRESILVAVRGTLSLKDALTDLSAECENMPIDGVTGACYAHKGISQAASYIYRKLVNDGILNQAFSIVPYKLVITGHSLGAGAAAVLAILLRHSFPTLQCYAFSPPGGLLSKALADYSKDFVVSVVLGKDLVPRLSLPNMEDLKRKILKIVSNCNKPKYRILLQGCWYELFGGEPDDSPSEMVSRREEELNLPLLGEESLLIHQSSSYQSLASDDSPLHTVPHMPFFLPGRVLHILEDGPTRRSCFSQVRYRAEWSNEMAFRSILISPSMLVDHMPDAVLRALKSLTSDKPYSLCPSSSNHSQHNVV; encoded by the exons ATGATCTTGTTTTCCCTGGAGCTTTCGAATTATTCATCCGCGTACTTTG GTACCATAACAAATCCTGGATCACGACGCTGCATGCCTACGCTGGTGTACTTGCGAGCTCTTCTTTACCTCCCCGAGCTGATGTGGGCCTGTCTGGGGGCTGTGTGGGTGTCTGATGATGGTAAAGGTTGTGACCCAGCAACCGTGGGGGTTGTCGTCGCAGCAGTGGTTGCCAG TTGGATCATCCTGCTTTTCACGGCTCTGGGTGTAATATTTGTCTTTGATCCAATGGGCGACTCTCGGCCTTCAGCTGCTCCCATGGAGCCCCTGGGAGTGCGACACTTGGAGAGCAGCGGGGGAACTCAGTTCCTTTCCACGGCGCGCTCGCTCGCTGTCAAGGTGTGGGAGAGCAGGCTCCGACTTTTGTGCTGTTGTTTGCCGCAGGACGAAAGCAACCGTGCGGCATTCTCCAGCATCTCACAGCTCGTCAGTGGCTTCTTCTCT gaCACAGATTTGGTTCCCAGTGATATTGCTGCCGGTTTGGCTTTGATACATCAGGAACAGGACAAGATGGAAAGAAGCAGAGATCCAGATGTCACCATTGATCACAGTCCATCATCTCCCATT GAAGAAGATCTGGAGTCCGAGTTGGAGAAAGCCGTACACTTTATGCACTTTGCTGCTGCAGCCTATGGCTGGCCTTTGTACGTTTACTCCAACCTTCTCACCGGGCCCTGCAAACTTAGCGGAGACTG CTGTAGAAGTCGTGCTGACGAGTTTGACATTGTTGGGGCAGACCACCTGGGTTGTAATTTTTCTTCCATCCTGCAAATCACTGGATTGCAAGACAGAGACTTCATTCATGTCAGCTTCCACAATCAG ATATACGAGATCCCCTTCTTTGTGGTGCTGGATCATAAGCGGGAGTCTATTCTTGTGGCTGTCAGAGGAACATTGTCATTGAAG GATGCCCTGACAGACCTTTCTGCCGAATGTGAGAACATGCCCATCGATGGCGTGACTGGAGCCTGCTATGCTCACAAG GGCATCAGCCAGGCTGCATCTTACATTTACAGAAAGCTGGTCAATGATGGAATCCTGAACCAAGCGTTCTCCATTGTGCCA TACAAACTGGTCATTACCGGTCACAGCTTGGGCGCGGGTGCAGCTGCAGTGCTTGCCATCCTATTGCGCCACTCCTTTCCCACTCTTCAGTGCTATGCCTTTTCTCCACCAGGGGGACTCCTGAG taaagCCTTAGCTGATTACTCCAAGGACTTTGTGGTCTCTGTTGTACTGGGAAAAGACCTGGTTCCACG ATTGAGCCTACCCAATATGGAGGATCTGAAACGAAAAATACTCAAGATAGTATCAAATTGCAATAAACCCAAA tacCGCATCCTTTTGCAGGGATGCTGGTACGAACTGTTTGGTGGAGAACCAGATGACTCTCCTTCTGAAATGGTGAGCAGGAGGGAAGAGGAGCTTAATCTGCCTCTGCTTGGTGAAGAATCACTTTTGATCCACCAATCGTCATCCTATCAAAGCCTGGCGTCGGACGACTCACCTCTCCACACTGTGCCACACATGCCTTTCTTCCTACCTGGACGTGTTCTGCATATTCTGGAAGATGGGCCCACACGCAG ATCTTGTTTCTCCCAGGTCCGATACCGTGCCGAGTGGTCGAATGAAATGGCCTTCAGGAGTATTTTAATCAGCCCTAGTATGCTCGTGGATCACATGCCAGATGCCGTGCTCCGAGCCCTCAAGAGCCTGACCAGCGACAAGCCCTACTCGCTCTGCCCGTCATCCTCCAACCACAGCCAGCACAATGTTGTCTGA
- the LOC127604261 gene encoding peptidyl-tRNA hydrolase ICT1, mitochondrial-like isoform X2, which yields MQTEGPITTRVFKYSFHRSSGPGGQHVNKVNTKTEIRFHVLTADWIPEDVRQKIMEKNKNRTNKAGELIVTSELSRSQHRNFNDCIQKISAVIAEASEKPHEATPEDIALWKSRLDNRNKERIRQKKIHSATKQSRRLEFD from the exons ATGCAAACCGAGGGACCGATAACAACCAG GGTGTTCAAGTACTCGTTCCA TCGAAGCAGTGGTCCTGGTGGTCAGCATGTCAATAAAG TCAATACGAAAACAGAGATCAGATTCCATGTGTTAACTGCAGACTGGATCCCAGAAGACGTGCGACAGAAAATCATGGAAAAG AACAAAAATCGAACCAACAAGGCTGGCGAGTTGATCGTGACCTCTGAGCTGAGCAGGAGCCAACACAGGAACTTCAATGACTGCATACAGAAGATCTCAGCTGTCATTGCAGAAGCTAGCGAGAAGCCACATGAGGCAACGCCAGAAGATATTGCTCTATGGAAATCTAG GTTAGACAACAGAAACAAGGAGAGAATCAGACAGAAGAAGATCCATTCTGCTACCAAACAGAGCAGGCGACTGGAGTTCGATTAA
- the LOC127604146 gene encoding diacylglycerol lipase-beta-like isoform X1, whose protein sequence is MTRSARSRDFTAVHYSEATFIRFDSKMPGMVVFGRRWGIASDDLVFPGAFELFIRVLWWIGTVLLYSYHKGQFDCNGKGVLHIYLIGLLVVLALVILSLCAIVYVSAQGTITNPGSRRCMPTLVYLRALLYLPELMWACLGAVWVSDDGKGCDPATVGVVVAAVVASWIILLFTALGVIFVFDPMGDSRPSAAPMEPLGVRHLESSGGTQFLSTARSLAVKVWESRLRLLCCCLPQDESNRAAFSSISQLVSGFFSDTDLVPSDIAAGLALIHQEQDKMERSRDPDVTIDHSPSSPIEEDLESELEKAVHFMHFAAAAYGWPLYVYSNLLTGPCKLSGDCCRSRADEFDIVGADHLGCNFSSILQITGLQDRDFIHVSFHNQIYEIPFFVVLDHKRESILVAVRGTLSLKDALTDLSAECENMPIDGVTGACYAHKGISQAASYIYRKLVNDGILNQAFSIVPYKLVITGHSLGAGAAAVLAILLRHSFPTLQCYAFSPPGGLLSKALADYSKDFVVSVVLGKDLVPRLSLPNMEDLKRKILKIVSNCNKPKYRILLQGCWYELFGGEPDDSPSEMVSRREEELNLPLLGEESLLIHQSSSYQSLASDDSPLHTVPHMPFFLPGRVLHILEDGPTRRSCFSQVRYRAEWSNEMAFRSILISPSMLVDHMPDAVLRALKSLTSDKPYSLCPSSSNHSQHNVV, encoded by the exons ATGACCCGAAGCGCCCGTTCAAGAGATTTTACAGCAGTCCATTACTCCGAGGCAACATTTATTCGTTTTGATTCCAAAATGCCTGGAATGGTGGTTTTTGGTCGTCGGTGGGGAATCGCCAGTGATGATCTTGTTTTCCCTGGAGCTTTCGAATTATTCATCCGCGTACTTTG GTGGATTGGCACCGTCCTCCTGTACTCTTATCACAAGGGTCAATTTGATTGTAACGGGAAAGGTGTTCTTCACATCTACCTTATTGGACTCTTAGTGGTGCTGGCACTCGTCATTCTGTCACTATGTGCCATTGTATATGTCAGTGCTCAAG GTACCATAACAAATCCTGGATCACGACGCTGCATGCCTACGCTGGTGTACTTGCGAGCTCTTCTTTACCTCCCCGAGCTGATGTGGGCCTGTCTGGGGGCTGTGTGGGTGTCTGATGATGGTAAAGGTTGTGACCCAGCAACCGTGGGGGTTGTCGTCGCAGCAGTGGTTGCCAG TTGGATCATCCTGCTTTTCACGGCTCTGGGTGTAATATTTGTCTTTGATCCAATGGGCGACTCTCGGCCTTCAGCTGCTCCCATGGAGCCCCTGGGAGTGCGACACTTGGAGAGCAGCGGGGGAACTCAGTTCCTTTCCACGGCGCGCTCGCTCGCTGTCAAGGTGTGGGAGAGCAGGCTCCGACTTTTGTGCTGTTGTTTGCCGCAGGACGAAAGCAACCGTGCGGCATTCTCCAGCATCTCACAGCTCGTCAGTGGCTTCTTCTCT gaCACAGATTTGGTTCCCAGTGATATTGCTGCCGGTTTGGCTTTGATACATCAGGAACAGGACAAGATGGAAAGAAGCAGAGATCCAGATGTCACCATTGATCACAGTCCATCATCTCCCATT GAAGAAGATCTGGAGTCCGAGTTGGAGAAAGCCGTACACTTTATGCACTTTGCTGCTGCAGCCTATGGCTGGCCTTTGTACGTTTACTCCAACCTTCTCACCGGGCCCTGCAAACTTAGCGGAGACTG CTGTAGAAGTCGTGCTGACGAGTTTGACATTGTTGGGGCAGACCACCTGGGTTGTAATTTTTCTTCCATCCTGCAAATCACTGGATTGCAAGACAGAGACTTCATTCATGTCAGCTTCCACAATCAG ATATACGAGATCCCCTTCTTTGTGGTGCTGGATCATAAGCGGGAGTCTATTCTTGTGGCTGTCAGAGGAACATTGTCATTGAAG GATGCCCTGACAGACCTTTCTGCCGAATGTGAGAACATGCCCATCGATGGCGTGACTGGAGCCTGCTATGCTCACAAG GGCATCAGCCAGGCTGCATCTTACATTTACAGAAAGCTGGTCAATGATGGAATCCTGAACCAAGCGTTCTCCATTGTGCCA TACAAACTGGTCATTACCGGTCACAGCTTGGGCGCGGGTGCAGCTGCAGTGCTTGCCATCCTATTGCGCCACTCCTTTCCCACTCTTCAGTGCTATGCCTTTTCTCCACCAGGGGGACTCCTGAG taaagCCTTAGCTGATTACTCCAAGGACTTTGTGGTCTCTGTTGTACTGGGAAAAGACCTGGTTCCACG ATTGAGCCTACCCAATATGGAGGATCTGAAACGAAAAATACTCAAGATAGTATCAAATTGCAATAAACCCAAA tacCGCATCCTTTTGCAGGGATGCTGGTACGAACTGTTTGGTGGAGAACCAGATGACTCTCCTTCTGAAATGGTGAGCAGGAGGGAAGAGGAGCTTAATCTGCCTCTGCTTGGTGAAGAATCACTTTTGATCCACCAATCGTCATCCTATCAAAGCCTGGCGTCGGACGACTCACCTCTCCACACTGTGCCACACATGCCTTTCTTCCTACCTGGACGTGTTCTGCATATTCTGGAAGATGGGCCCACACGCAG ATCTTGTTTCTCCCAGGTCCGATACCGTGCCGAGTGGTCGAATGAAATGGCCTTCAGGAGTATTTTAATCAGCCCTAGTATGCTCGTGGATCACATGCCAGATGCCGTGCTCCGAGCCCTCAAGAGCCTGACCAGCGACAAGCCCTACTCGCTCTGCCCGTCATCCTCCAACCACAGCCAGCACAATGTTGTCTGA
- the LOC127604261 gene encoding peptidyl-tRNA hydrolase ICT1, mitochondrial-like isoform X1 — protein MAAHIARCCIFLCGNVRTRFTTIPQQVKPRRVQTNQLNNILQPNAGYANRGTDNNQGVQVLVPVDRLTVSYSRSSGPGGQHVNKVNTKTEIRFHVLTADWIPEDVRQKIMEKNKNRTNKAGELIVTSELSRSQHRNFNDCIQKISAVIAEASEKPHEATPEDIALWKSRLDNRNKERIRQKKIHSATKQSRRLEFD, from the exons ATGGCGGCACACATAGCTCGATGCTGTATTTTTCTTTGCGGTAATGTCCGAACTCGTTTCACCACGATTCCGCAGCAAGTAAAACCAAGGCGTGTTCAGACTAATCAACTTAACAACATTCTCCAGCCGAACGCTGGTTATGCAAACCGAGGGACCGATAACAACCAG GGTGTTCAAGTACTCGTTCCAGTAG ACCGTCTGACCGTGTCTTACAGTCGAAGCAGTGGTCCTGGTGGTCAGCATGTCAATAAAG TCAATACGAAAACAGAGATCAGATTCCATGTGTTAACTGCAGACTGGATCCCAGAAGACGTGCGACAGAAAATCATGGAAAAG AACAAAAATCGAACCAACAAGGCTGGCGAGTTGATCGTGACCTCTGAGCTGAGCAGGAGCCAACACAGGAACTTCAATGACTGCATACAGAAGATCTCAGCTGTCATTGCAGAAGCTAGCGAGAAGCCACATGAGGCAACGCCAGAAGATATTGCTCTATGGAAATCTAG GTTAGACAACAGAAACAAGGAGAGAATCAGACAGAAGAAGATCCATTCTGCTACCAAACAGAGCAGGCGACTGGAGTTCGATTAA